Proteins encoded in a region of the Spiroplasma endosymbiont of Amphimallon solstitiale genome:
- a CDS encoding RluA family pseudouridine synthase, whose protein sequence is MVLTKHHYSRNFIQNLITNEQVIVNNKTISSTNLLLKNNDEINIIIKNEKENTLKATAIDFEIVYEDNEILVINKPNNLVVHPGAGNWDNTLVNGLLFQSKIENIDENNLRPGIVHRIDKQTTGLLLVAKNKISHHILAEQLQKHEIKRIYIALVHGTIKGRSGTIKAPIARSNNNRLKMMVNEQNSKKATTHFTVIERFKDYTLVQCQLETGRTHQIRVHFEWIEHPIVNDPLYSKVKLENANIGQYLHAKVITFTHPTTKKVMTFECNLPDFFENKLQLLRKESVK, encoded by the coding sequence ATGGTATTAACAAAACATCATTATTCACGAAATTTTATCCAAAATTTAATCACTAATGAGCAAGTAATAGTTAATAATAAAACTATTTCATCAACTAACTTATTATTAAAAAATAATGATGAAATAAATATTATTATTAAAAATGAAAAAGAGAACACTTTAAAAGCAACTGCAATTGATTTTGAAATAGTTTATGAGGATAATGAAATTCTTGTTATTAACAAACCTAATAATTTAGTTGTCCACCCAGGAGCAGGTAATTGAGATAATACTTTAGTTAACGGATTATTATTTCAATCTAAAATTGAAAATATTGATGAAAATAATTTACGTCCAGGCATTGTTCATCGTATTGACAAACAAACGACAGGATTATTATTAGTAGCTAAAAATAAAATTAGTCATCATATTTTAGCAGAACAATTACAAAAACATGAAATTAAACGAATTTATATTGCATTAGTTCATGGTACAATTAAAGGTAGATCAGGAACCATTAAAGCGCCTATTGCTAGAAGCAATAATAATCGTCTAAAAATGATGGTCAATGAACAAAATAGTAAGAAAGCAACTACTCATTTTACAGTTATTGAGCGATTTAAAGACTATACTTTAGTTCAATGTCAATTAGAAACTGGTCGAACACACCAAATTCGTGTTCATTTTGAGTGAATTGAACATCCAATTGTAAATGACCCTTTATACAGCAAGGTTAAATTGGAAAATGCTAATATTGGACAATACTTACATGCTAAAGTCATTACTTTTACTCATCCCACAACTAAAAAAGTTATGACTTTTGAATGTAATTTACCTGATTTTTTTGAAAATAAATTACAATTATTACGAAAGGAAAGTGTTAAATAA
- the asnS gene encoding asparagine--tRNA ligase, whose amino-acid sequence MIYTINNLFINSNDKTKKIPTQVTVNGWVRSNRNSKKVGFLDLNDGSSINNLQVVYDPNLENTNNLTNVTTGSAVTITGNLILTPNAKQPFELKVITATVYNICANDYPIQKKEHTNEFLREHAHLRVRTNTFLSLFRIRDQVSWSIHKFFHDNQFIYLHSPLITANDAEGAGENFIVTTITNDKYEKDFFGKKASLTVSGQLNAEAYAQSLQKVYTFGPTFRAEKSNTTRHAAEFWMVEPEFTFSNLQDNIILAQKLIKTVIRDVLNNCNSELKFLEQKQETKNEQSLIEKLEKIADFKSDFKVITYTEVIELLLNAQKKGKKFEFNEIKWGIDLQSEHERYLCEEITKQPTFVINYPQTIKAFYMKLNPIDSNYPKQKTVAAMDLLVPGIGELIGGSVREDNYEQLLKNKTQFKIEGNDLQWYFDLRKYGYAPSAGFGLGLERFLMFITGINNIRDVIPFPRTPNNLLF is encoded by the coding sequence ATGATTTACACAATTAATAATTTATTTATTAATAGTAACGATAAAACTAAAAAAATACCAACACAAGTAACTGTTAACGGTTGGGTTCGTTCTAATCGAAATAGTAAAAAAGTTGGGTTTTTAGATTTAAACGATGGTTCTTCAATTAATAACTTACAAGTAGTATATGATCCAAATTTAGAAAATACTAACAATTTAACTAATGTTACTACCGGTAGTGCTGTTACTATTACTGGTAATTTAATTTTAACACCAAATGCGAAACAACCATTTGAACTAAAAGTAATTACTGCTACTGTCTACAACATATGCGCTAATGATTATCCAATCCAAAAAAAAGAACATACAAATGAATTTCTTCGTGAACATGCACACTTACGTGTTCGTACTAATACTTTCTTGTCATTATTTAGAATTCGTGATCAAGTATCATGATCTATTCATAAATTTTTCCATGATAATCAATTTATTTACCTACATAGTCCTCTTATTACAGCTAATGATGCTGAAGGTGCTGGTGAAAATTTTATTGTTACTACTATAACTAATGATAAATATGAAAAGGATTTTTTTGGGAAAAAAGCCTCATTAACTGTTAGTGGTCAGTTAAATGCTGAAGCCTACGCTCAATCTTTACAAAAAGTTTATACATTTGGACCAACATTTCGTGCTGAAAAATCTAATACTACACGTCACGCAGCAGAATTTTGAATGGTAGAACCAGAATTTACCTTTAGTAATCTACAAGATAATATTATACTAGCCCAAAAACTAATAAAAACTGTTATTAGAGATGTTCTAAATAATTGTAATTCTGAATTAAAATTTTTAGAACAAAAACAAGAAACTAAAAATGAACAATCACTAATTGAAAAATTAGAAAAAATTGCCGATTTTAAATCTGATTTTAAAGTTATTACTTATACAGAAGTCATTGAATTACTTTTAAATGCACAAAAAAAAGGAAAAAAATTTGAATTTAATGAAATTAAATGAGGAATTGATTTACAATCAGAACATGAAAGGTATTTATGTGAAGAAATAACTAAACAACCAACTTTTGTTATTAACTATCCACAGACCATCAAAGCTTTTTACATGAAACTTAATCCAATTGATAGTAATTATCCAAAACAAAAAACAGTGGCAGCTATGGATTTATTAGTGCCAGGGATTGGTGAATTAATTGGTGGTTCTGTTCGTGAAGATAATTATGAACAATTACTAAAAAATAAAACCCAATTCAAAATTGAAGGTAATGATCTACAATGATATTTTGATTTAAGAAAATATGGATATGCACCAAGTGCTGGTTTTGGTTTAGGTCTAGAAAGATTTTTAATGTTTATTACTGGTATTAATAATATTAGAGATGTTATTCCTTTTCCTCGTACACCAAATAACTTATTATTCTAA
- the tsaE gene encoding tRNA (adenosine(37)-N6)-threonylcarbamoyltransferase complex ATPase subunit type 1 TsaE, with protein MKKNVYILKNLDDTNTLAKIIAKIAKPNLILLLNGPLGSGKTQITKLIGNLLGVKNIINSPTFIIWNKYQTKYEWNLIHMDAYRLINPHLEEYYEIMMNNFMIIEWSERLKINFNNYSYIAIDFKIIDINSRQIVINTNLLTKEEEKYLFDALKKI; from the coding sequence ATGAAAAAAAATGTATATATATTAAAAAATTTAGATGACACTAATACTCTTGCCAAAATAATTGCTAAAATTGCTAAACCAAATTTAATTTTATTATTAAATGGTCCGCTTGGTAGTGGTAAAACACAAATTACTAAATTAATTGGTAATTTACTTGGAGTTAAAAATATTATTAATTCACCAACTTTTATTATTTGAAATAAGTATCAAACTAAATATGAATGAAATTTAATTCATATGGATGCTTATCGTTTAATTAATCCTCATTTAGAAGAATATTATGAAATAATGATGAATAATTTTATGATAATTGAATGATCAGAGAGATTAAAAATTAATTTTAATAATTATTCATATATTGCTATAGATTTTAAAATTATTGATATTAATAGTAGACAAATAGTTATTAATACTAATCTTCTTACAAAAGAGGAAGAAAAGTATTTATTTGATGCATTAAAAAAAATATAG
- a CDS encoding HPr family phosphocarrier protein, protein MNCIIYAVQIDDEKKIGLHARPIAKIAAAISKYKNIEVEVIKLPDNADITKSVKLTGNETKVKAKSVLNFLGLQAKNFSKIAFIITKMDEKEEDKKLEEVKSEIISLLKEEKLIK, encoded by the coding sequence ATGAATTGTATTATTTATGCTGTGCAAATTGATGATGAAAAAAAGATTGGTTTACATGCACGACCAATAGCCAAAATTGCAGCTGCTATTAGTAAGTATAAAAATATTGAGGTAGAAGTCATTAAATTACCTGATAATGCAGATATTACGAAGTCAGTAAAACTTACTGGTAATGAAACTAAGGTTAAAGCTAAGTCAGTTCTTAATTTTCTAGGTTTACAAGCAAAAAATTTTAGTAAAATTGCTTTTATTATTACAAAAATGGATGAGAAAGAAGAAGATAAAAAACTTGAAGAAGTTAAATCAGAAATTATTTCTTTATTAAAAGAAGAAAAATTAATAAAGTAA
- the rpmB gene encoding 50S ribosomal protein L28, with protein sequence MARKCALSGIGPLAGNNRSHAMNSSRRKWNPNLQPVKIGGKTLMISARTLKTLKKNNALDNKK encoded by the coding sequence ATGGCAAGAAAATGTGCTTTAAGTGGTATTGGTCCACTAGCTGGTAACAACCGTTCGCATGCGATGAACTCTTCTAGAAGAAAATGAAATCCAAACTTACAACCAGTAAAAATTGGTGGAAAAACTTTAATGATTAGTGCTCGTACTTTAAAAACTTTAAAGAAAAATAATGCTTTAGATAATAAAAAATAA
- the greA gene encoding transcription elongation factor GreA, giving the protein MSEINKNKEIIISEQGLEKLKTELYKRINVERESIKERLKAARADGDLSENADYTSAREEQGKNEARIQELETIITSAVIIEEQKQRKNSNIKAVRVGSWVTIVKIKDGKIVSDSEEKFKIVGSIESNPFEGLISNECSLAVSIMNCVVGDIVDIKGIKETYRVKIIEVKNQL; this is encoded by the coding sequence ATGAGCGAAATTAACAAAAATAAAGAAATAATAATTTCAGAACAAGGTTTAGAAAAGTTAAAAACTGAATTATATAAACGAATTAATGTTGAACGTGAATCAATAAAAGAACGATTAAAAGCAGCTAGGGCTGATGGTGATTTATCAGAAAATGCTGATTATACTAGTGCGCGTGAAGAGCAAGGCAAAAATGAAGCACGCATTCAAGAACTTGAAACGATTATTACTAGTGCTGTTATTATTGAAGAACAAAAACAACGTAAAAATAGTAATATCAAAGCAGTTCGTGTTGGTAGTTGAGTGACAATTGTAAAAATTAAAGATGGTAAAATTGTTTCTGATTCAGAAGAAAAATTTAAAATTGTTGGAAGTATTGAAAGTAATCCATTTGAAGGATTAATTTCTAATGAGTGCTCATTAGCAGTATCAATTATGAATTGTGTTGTTGGTGATATTGTTGATATTAAAGGTATTAAAGAAACATATAGGGTAAAAATTATAGAAGTAAAAAATCAATTATAA
- a CDS encoding IS30 family transposase, protein MYKYLTIESIIAIKEYKSYGFSIRKIAKAIDYSKSTVHRVCRLLNQNLLPLEILNKIQKNKQNAGRKLIILTLIEINTINHLLITKNYALDIIANFLKENKIKSISTKTLYNMFKTNRMGFDENNLLRKGKNKPHKQKETRGRINNCKSIHERNLIIPNIKNIEEFGHLEGDTIIGKDHKSSIITLADIWSKTTIPLATKNNKSENITKSIIKFISKLQKGTVKTITFDRGKEFSKWKLIEKNCNVKIYFADPGKPCQRGLNENNNGILRRYLPKSTDLSSYKQKDLNTIAFQINSTPRKSLSYKRPIDLIQLF, encoded by the coding sequence ATGTATAAGTATCTGACTATTGAATCAATAATAGCAATAAAAGAATATAAAAGTTATGGATTTTCGATTCGTAAAATAGCAAAAGCCATTGATTATAGTAAATCAACTGTACATAGAGTTTGTAGATTATTAAATCAAAACTTATTACCATTAGAAATATTGAATAAAATTCAAAAAAATAAACAAAATGCAGGTAGAAAATTAATAATTTTAACTTTAATAGAAATTAATACTATTAATCATTTGTTAATTACTAAAAATTATGCTCTTGATATAATTGCTAATTTTTTAAAGGAAAATAAAATAAAAAGTATTTCAACAAAAACTTTATATAACATGTTTAAAACAAATCGAATGGGTTTTGATGAAAATAACTTATTGAGAAAAGGAAAAAATAAACCTCACAAACAAAAAGAAACTAGGGGCAGAATTAATAATTGTAAGTCTATTCATGAAAGAAATTTAATCATTCCTAATATTAAAAATATAGAAGAATTTGGTCATTTAGAAGGTGATACTATCATTGGTAAAGATCATAAAAGTTCTATTATTACTTTAGCTGATATATGATCAAAAACCACAATTCCTTTAGCAACTAAAAATAATAAATCAGAAAATATTACAAAAAGTATAATAAAATTTATTTCAAAGTTACAAAAAGGAACAGTTAAAACTATTACTTTTGATCGTGGTAAAGAATTTAGTAAATGAAAATTAATCGAAAAAAATTGTAATGTTAAGATTTATTTTGCAGATCCTGGTAAACCTTGTCAAAGAGGTTTAAATGAAAATAATAATGGTATTTTAAGAAGATATTTACCAAAATCTACAGATCTATCTTCATATAAACAAAAAGATTTAAATACTATAGCATTTCAAATTAATTCTACACCCAGAAAATCACTATCTTATAAAAGACCAATAGATTTAATACAATTATTTTAA
- a CDS encoding TIR domain-containing protein, translating to MEDVSVKLGDIDPQLPPKKIFKTIREEYLKDSDITIVILGKHTKCRKHIDWEIAASLSIYGSLHRRGKNGLLILLTDDFIKKAKKNCDFNDNDYKTLINEQNSTPRIYENVINNYAIVESFSNVVSNPLKLKKLLDKCQNKVKTEKLKNNFDLFKEINLFEENIEDCPKKSKNKLNCYFFSQKHKSKNLFFEEVKTEVNNNEHYSENLFSYENIWKGFHYFY from the coding sequence GTGGAAGACGTATCTGTAAAACTAGGTGATATTGATCCGCAATTGCCTCCTAAAAAGATATTTAAAACTATTAGAGAAGAGTATTTAAAAGATTCAGATATTACTATAGTTATTTTAGGAAAACATACAAAATGTAGAAAACATATTGATTGAGAAATTGCAGCTTCATTATCAATATATGGTAGTCTTCATCGAAGGGGAAAGAATGGTTTATTAATACTTTTAACTGATGATTTTATTAAAAAAGCAAAAAAAAATTGTGATTTTAATGATAATGATTACAAAACTTTAATTAATGAACAAAATTCTACTCCAAGAATTTATGAAAATGTAATAAATAACTATGCAATTGTTGAAAGTTTTTCAAATGTAGTTTCAAATCCTTTAAAGTTAAAAAAATTACTTGATAAATGTCAAAATAAAGTTAAAACTGAAAAACTGAAAAATAACTTTGATCTTTTCAAAGAAATAAATTTATTTGAAGAAAATATAGAAGATTGTCCAAAAAAATCTAAAAATAAACTAAATTGTTATTTTTTTTCACAAAAACATAAATCAAAAAATTTATTTTTTGAAGAAGTTAAAACTGAAGTTAATAATAATGAACATTATTCTGAAAATCTTTTTAGTTATGAAAATATTTGAAAAGGTTTTCATTATTTTTATTAA
- the lspA gene encoding signal peptidase II produces the protein MEFSWLAIKNHLKTRDWKWLTKIICFCAIIILIVTDQMIKLAVQNGIKAGEEYKFIPGFINLKFIINYGSAFSFFQNQKIFLITFAFLVAIASSTWLLFTKSINRALGLSFVIAGTIGNLTDRFLHKGGVIDFLLWQLFPPYTIFNTADIFITIGITIIILQIIIGTIINAYQEKFGEHNNEVNNGTFTTIINDKKSKDDKTNISWKQKYPHRQIFSNGINKTSLFTKFYPKFNH, from the coding sequence ATGGAATTTTCTTGATTAGCAATTAAAAATCATTTAAAAACACGTGATTGAAAATGATTAACTAAAATAATTTGTTTTTGTGCAATTATTATTCTAATTGTCACTGATCAAATGATAAAATTAGCAGTACAAAATGGAATAAAAGCTGGTGAAGAATATAAATTCATACCCGGATTTATTAATTTAAAATTTATTATTAATTATGGTTCTGCTTTTAGTTTTTTTCAAAATCAAAAAATCTTTCTAATAACTTTTGCTTTTCTAGTAGCAATTGCTAGTAGCACCTGACTATTATTTACTAAATCTATTAACAGAGCACTAGGTCTCAGTTTTGTTATTGCAGGAACTATCGGTAATTTAACCGATAGATTTTTACACAAAGGTGGTGTTATTGACTTTTTACTATGACAACTATTCCCACCATATACTATTTTTAATACTGCGGATATATTCATTACCATTGGTATCACAATTATTATTCTACAAATAATTATTGGAACCATAATTAATGCCTATCAAGAAAAGTTTGGAGAACACAATAATGAAGTCAACAACGGAACATTCACAACAATCATCAATGATAAAAAATCAAAAGATGATAAAACTAACATATCATGAAAACAAAAATATCCGCATCGACAAATATTTAGCAATGGTATTAACAAAACATCATTATTCACGAAATTTTATCCAAAATTTAATCACTAA
- a CDS encoding transposase-like zinc-binding domain-containing protein, with product MNKNTVKEILNNLSDKDFIEIFRENKTRIKQIEKKEKFEAVEQKFKEKGIQCPDCSSFLCTKYGSKDYKQRYKCKSCNITFHAFKNHYFYWSHLSHDQWDLLIQIATLGQSAYIISQFINTTNKTAWFNRQKFMKSTQLVKIQNQFVKLKARIEIDETFIKEIHKGNFKDPNDPRKQWIEENAKDLNCCIQGNWWKPKYLCSNNKY from the coding sequence ATGAATAAAAATACAGTAAAAGAAATTTTAAATAATTTGTCTGATAAAGATTTTATTGAGATTTTTAGAGAAAATAAAACTAGAATTAAACAAATTGAGAAAAAAGAAAAATTTGAAGCAGTCGAACAAAAATTCAAAGAGAAAGGGATTCAATGTCCAGATTGTAGTTCTTTTTTGTGTACTAAATATGGTAGTAAAGATTATAAGCAAAGATATAAATGTAAAAGTTGTAATATTACTTTTCATGCTTTTAAAAATCATTATTTTTATTGAAGTCATTTATCTCATGATCAATGAGATTTATTGATACAAATAGCTACTTTAGGTCAATCTGCTTACATTATTTCTCAATTTATTAATACTACAAATAAAACTGCCTGATTTAATCGTCAAAAATTTATGAAATCAACACAATTAGTAAAAATACAAAATCAATTTGTAAAATTAAAAGCTAGAATTGAAATTGACGAAACTTTTATCAAAGAAATTCATAAAGGAAACTTTAAAGATCCAAATGATCCAAGAAAACAATGAATTGAAGAAAATGCTAAAGATTTAAATTGTTGTATTCAAGGCAATTGATGAAAACCGAAATATCTATGCTCAAACAACAAATACTAA
- the pnuC gene encoding nicotinamide riboside transporter PnuC, giving the protein MFKDIKFRFIKRKKNIKEFLLSIPKDLNKIPFSAKVAIICLGIFMLWNTFFDLNHFINPNLYPSVWTIVNRQAYHPWQQVLLFLNGIAAFTNVICIILISFGKISNFFWGFFAVSIYGCIALVWDYVGDMQLNLFFFLPFQFIGYSLWKFHLDSQQEIISKRLNLKTSIVTIYFAIILSVFFYFEIPEFSRVILGKYDFDGNTFQQVLPHILDSLTNSLSIVAQILMLLRFREQWIFWIIVNIFQIAMYSGVAHNRLDVNLLLMWIVALGNSGFGFYQWFFVRSKEKVVVKKETYEQ; this is encoded by the coding sequence ATGTTTAAAGATATAAAATTTAGATTTATAAAAAGAAAGAAAAATATAAAAGAATTTTTATTATCAATACCCAAAGATCTTAATAAAATTCCATTTTCTGCTAAAGTAGCTATTATTTGTTTAGGGATTTTTATGTTATGAAATACATTTTTTGACTTGAATCATTTTATTAATCCTAATTTATATCCTTCGGTCTGAACTATTGTAAATCGTCAAGCTTATCATCCTTGACAGCAAGTATTATTATTCTTAAATGGTATTGCTGCTTTTACTAATGTTATTTGTATAATTTTAATTTCATTTGGTAAAATTTCTAATTTTTTTTGAGGCTTTTTTGCTGTTAGTATTTATGGTTGTATTGCTTTAGTTTGAGATTATGTTGGTGATATGCAGTTGAATTTATTTTTCTTTTTGCCTTTTCAATTTATTGGCTATAGTTTATGGAAATTTCATTTAGATTCACAACAAGAAATAATTTCTAAACGTTTAAATTTAAAGACAAGTATTGTTACTATTTACTTTGCAATTATTTTATCAGTATTTTTTTATTTTGAAATTCCTGAATTTTCACGTGTAATTTTAGGGAAATATGATTTTGATGGTAATACTTTTCAACAAGTTTTACCACATATTCTAGATTCATTAACTAATTCTTTAAGTATTGTTGCGCAAATACTAATGTTATTACGTTTTCGTGAACAATGAATTTTTTGAATAATTGTTAATATTTTTCAAATAGCTATGTATTCGGGAGTTGCTCATAATCGTTTGGATGTAAATCTTTTATTAATGTGAATTGTTGCTCTTGGTAATTCTGGTTTTGGTTTTTATCAATGATTTTTTGTAAGAAGTAAAGAAAAAGTAGTAGTTAAAAAAGAAACATATGAGCAGTAA
- the ileS gene encoding isoleucine--tRNA ligase, translating to MNKNYKDTLLMPQTNFEMRANLTIKEPQLQKYWQDQKIYQQLINKNKKSTKTFILHDGPPYANGDLHLGHALNKILKDIIVRYYNSSNYYAPYIAGWDTHGLPIEIAVTNSGINRKTIAVSDFRKQCQKYAKLQVANQINQFKTLGLLTDFEDHYVTYDKKYESEQIKVFAKMVEKKLVYRNLYPVYWSPSSESALAEAEVEYLTKTSVAIYVAFLLNDEKKIFNLPTSLVIWTTTPWTIPSNQMLAVNEEFTYSIIKTNEQQYIIAQPLIDSFTKANNITDFIIVKTISGKDLIGLTALHPLYQRKTPIVHGSHVTINDGTGIVHTAPAFGEEDFDLGLKHNIKILCPINDQGQFTAEINDEQLVNKFYDDTNKIIVERLKNNGTLIGMKWFKHQYPHDWRTKKPVIYRATLQWFIAIEKIKPLLTKNINKVNFVPEWAKKRMLLMTNNRYDWCISRQRAWGLPIPIFYTEKKEPIMDINLINHVADLFAKHGSNIWFEKEAKDLLPPKYQHKDSPNGIFYKEQDIMDVWYDSGVSHLAVIKNNNLPWPADLYLEGNDQFRGWFNSSLTTGTITNNSSPYKNLLAHGFVTDAKGNKMSKSIGNVISVKSICDTNGADILRLWVASIDFTDDTRIGTEILKQVSENYRKIRNIFRFLLGNLFDLDIKTIENKTEEEIINSLSEVDQYILNKLNGLVTKINENYQTYQFNTIYHLILNFVTNDLSAFYCDFTKDILYVNSKNDIRRKQVQMTMFLIVKTLIGLLAPILPHTTEEAFQSLTKKDLNTSSDSIHLKKFPQPWNLNKPTKLMEKWEYFINFKNEVNKVIEQAKKDKIVKTALETIVTIIFKDNHNILSTIDEKELAQLLIVSEVNINYNNSNVNDWTINVKTKDGTKCPRCWLIVNETKEDVCNRCFEVLSLIM from the coding sequence ATGAATAAAAACTATAAAGATACATTATTAATGCCTCAAACTAACTTTGAAATGCGTGCTAATTTAACTATAAAAGAACCACAACTACAAAAATATTGACAAGACCAAAAAATATATCAACAACTAATTAACAAAAATAAAAAATCTACGAAAACTTTTATCCTTCATGATGGACCTCCATATGCTAATGGTGATCTACATTTAGGACATGCATTAAATAAAATTTTAAAAGATATTATTGTTCGCTATTATAATAGTAGCAATTATTATGCACCCTATATTGCAGGTTGAGATACGCATGGTTTACCTATTGAAATAGCAGTTACTAACTCGGGAATTAATCGTAAAACAATAGCAGTATCAGATTTTAGAAAACAATGTCAAAAATATGCAAAACTGCAAGTTGCTAATCAAATTAATCAATTTAAAACATTAGGATTATTAACAGATTTTGAAGATCATTATGTTACTTATGATAAAAAATATGAATCTGAACAAATTAAAGTTTTTGCTAAAATGGTAGAAAAAAAACTAGTATATCGTAATTTATATCCTGTATATTGATCACCATCAAGTGAAAGTGCCTTAGCTGAAGCTGAAGTTGAATATTTAACAAAAACTAGTGTTGCTATTTATGTTGCCTTTTTACTAAATGATGAAAAAAAAATATTTAACTTACCTACCTCACTAGTAATTTGAACAACAACACCATGAACCATTCCTAGCAATCAAATGTTAGCAGTAAATGAAGAATTTACATATAGTATTATTAAAACTAATGAACAACAATATATTATTGCACAACCATTGATTGATTCTTTTACTAAAGCAAACAACATCACCGATTTTATAATTGTTAAAACAATTTCTGGTAAAGATTTAATTGGATTAACAGCATTACATCCATTATATCAAAGAAAAACTCCAATCGTTCATGGTTCTCATGTTACTATAAATGATGGAACTGGAATTGTTCATACTGCTCCAGCGTTTGGTGAAGAAGATTTTGATTTAGGATTAAAACATAATATCAAAATTCTTTGTCCAATTAATGATCAAGGTCAATTTACAGCAGAAATCAATGATGAACAATTAGTCAATAAGTTTTATGATGATACTAATAAAATTATTGTTGAGCGCTTAAAAAATAATGGTACATTAATTGGTATGAAATGATTTAAACATCAATATCCACATGATTGACGAACTAAAAAACCTGTTATTTATCGTGCTACTTTACAATGATTTATCGCTATTGAAAAAATCAAACCATTACTTACTAAAAATATTAATAAAGTAAATTTTGTTCCTGAATGAGCAAAAAAAAGAATGTTATTAATGACAAATAATCGCTATGATTGATGCATTTCTCGTCAACGTGCTTGAGGATTACCAATTCCAATTTTTTACACTGAAAAAAAAGAACCAATCATGGATATAAACCTTATTAATCATGTTGCTGATTTATTTGCTAAACATGGTTCAAATATTTGATTCGAAAAAGAAGCAAAAGATTTATTACCACCTAAATATCAACATAAAGATAGCCCAAATGGTATTTTTTATAAAGAGCAAGATATCATGGATGTTTGATATGATAGTGGCGTTTCCCACTTAGCAGTTATTAAAAATAATAATTTACCTTGACCAGCAGATTTATATTTGGAGGGTAATGATCAATTTCGTGGTTGATTTAATTCAAGTTTAACAACAGGAACTATTACTAATAATAGTAGTCCCTATAAAAACTTGCTGGCACATGGTTTTGTAACTGACGCTAAAGGCAATAAAATGTCAAAATCAATTGGTAATGTTATTAGTGTTAAATCAATTTGTGATACTAATGGTGCTGATATTTTACGATTATGAGTAGCCAGTATTGATTTTACTGATGATACAAGAATTGGTACTGAAATTTTAAAACAAGTTAGTGAAAACTATCGTAAAATCAGAAATATTTTTCGTTTCTTACTAGGTAATTTATTTGATTTAGATATCAAAACTATTGAAAATAAAACAGAAGAAGAAATTATTAATAGTTTATCAGAAGTTGATCAATATATTTTAAATAAATTAAACGGATTAGTGACTAAAATTAATGAAAATTATCAAACTTACCAATTTAATACTATCTATCATTTAATTTTAAATTTTGTTACTAATGATTTGTCTGCTTTTTATTGTGATTTTACTAAAGATATTTTATATGTTAATAGCAAAAATGACATTAGAAGAAAACAAGTACAAATGACAATGTTTTTAATAGTAAAAACTTTAATTGGTTTATTAGCCCCTATTTTACCACACACTACTGAAGAAGCATTCCAAAGTTTAACTAAAAAAGATTTAAACACAAGCAGTGATTCTATTCATTTAAAAAAATTTCCACAACCATGAAATTTAAACAAACCAACAAAACTAATGGAAAAATGAGAATATTTTATTAACTTTAAAAATGAAGTTAATAAAGTTATTGAACAAGCTAAAAAAGACAAAATTGTTAAAACAGCCCTAGAAACAATAGTGACTATTATTTTTAAAGATAATCATAATATCTTATCAACAATTGATGAAAAAGAATTAGCACAATTATTAATTGTTAGTGAAGTTAATATTAATTATAATAATAGCAACGTTAATGACTGAACTATTAATGTTAAAACAAAAGATGGTACTAAATGTCCTCGCTGTTGATTAATTGTTAATGAAACAAAAGAAGATGTTTGTAATCGTTGTTTTGAAGTGTTATCCTTAATAATGTAA